Within Helicoverpa zea isolate HzStark_Cry1AcR chromosome 17, ilHelZeax1.1, whole genome shotgun sequence, the genomic segment AAATCATGCATTTATTGCACGTTGGATTATCGGCGAGTACCTAAGGTATTATCTTTTCCTTATAGACAGACAATAAACGGTAAATCTTTAACTGAAGACGATACACACCTCTGACTGTTTAGGAACTATAATACCTATTACCTACTTAACTACTCAGACAACTATGGTTCGTCACCACAATGAGGGTTGTACGCTTCAAGAAAATCCATCACCTTCAGGTCAACCAcgatactgaaaaaaatataaacaattagACGAAGTCTAGCTACCTATAATAGTTATGTAGTATCTAGTCGTTGAAGGAATCTGTAGATCCAAAAAATCCTTTTGTAGTCAGTAATGCAGGTGTAGGTAAGTACCCAATGCGACATAACAACGTGATGCCTTTTGGGTGCGCAAAACTCCACTAATATCTAAATCGCAGTACTAGAATTTTACTACACCAGTAAGCcaatcataaataaaacaaataaaaattacaccTGAATTGATAACTGGATAGTAAGTATTGTAACTTTATaactgttataaaatatatctgaTCTGGCAATAAAACGTGTAACGAGCTGATTAGCCAGGTAGGAAACTTTAGTTTTTGCACTcgttaatgtaggtacctaaacttCAATGTCCTTGTAAAGTTTACAGAGGAAAAGTACCGACTTATTGATacttagtatacaaaaatagagTCGGAATAGTAGGTACCCATCATTTGATATATTTACTTGAATTGCAATTTCCTCGAACAGAAATTTAGCAGATTGATGAAAAGTCTGCCTCAGgataatacaatacaatacctgttttttttttaaagtaggtaatcttgtttaaaaatataaattaggtaCTAGAGAAGGCAAATTGCAGTGCAAATCAGTCAAATTCGTCTGACGTCTTCCCTCTGACATGAAATTGATGACTGATTGAACATTGATGGAATTACTATCACTAaagaaaaccaaacaaaaacacTAAAGAAAACTCTTCCATGAACATTCACAAATGCATACCCCCATACATGAAAGCTAACTAACACTAACATAAACCGACTAAACTGACCCTCGCTTGTTATGTCTAATGTTTTGAGTCTGTGTAATTAAATCATTATCATTATGATTTAGGGCCTTAAGATTTACTGCGCTTATTtcacactacactacactacaaTAAACGAATTAAGGTTACAATTGAAAATGCGCTGAAAGAtaataaatcatataaaaaGGCAACGCAACTGAGAAATGACATTATTGTCTTTCAAACCGACAAAAATGTAAGTAGCCTTCTAAGATGTTTGTCTTTGGGATAAAAAATCCGCATTTAAatcaagtgtttttttttctcattatatCATCATAATAATTCTCATAATTCTCAGATAACACTCACCTTTTTTGAATATCCTTATTAAGCATTTCTCTGTCCTTTCAGATCTAAAATGAAATACTTCTCAGCCATCCTCCTGATCGTCGCCGTGGCCTCGGCCCAGCCCACCAGGCCtagcatctccgctatcctCGGACAGCTCCACGAGGCTATCTCGGCCCTGAAACCTGAACCCATTGCCGTCGGACCCGCCGTCGTTGAAGCCAGCCCCGAGCCCATCGCCGTCGGCCCCGCTATTGTTGACCAGCCTCAGTACGAGCCCGTGTCCGTCGGACCCGCATGGATTGACGCTCCCATCGCTCCTTCTCCCGTGGCCATCGTTGATGGATCCGCTGTCGCCGATGTGTCTGCTGCCGCTCCCCTCGTCCAGATCATCCTGAACATCAACCAGGCCTCTGACCTCAGCCCCATCGCTGTCGGCCCCGCCGTCATCCCCGAGCCCATCATTCCTACGCCAGTCCAGGTTGTGGATTCCGCTCCTGAACCCGTGCAGGTTGTGGAGGTCGCCCCCGTCCCCGCTGAGCCCGTCCAGGTCGTCGAGGCTGCCCCCGTGCCCGTGGAGCCCGTCGTCATCGGCACCCCCGTGCTGCCCGAGGCCGCCGTCGTCCTCCCCGAAGAACTCAACTAAAAAAACAAAGACTCACCTTTAATTAACAAACTCTTATAAATAATGCACTACTCATgattactataaatatataaataaaatacaattgttATTTAAGAGACAAAGCTTTGATTTTTATAACCTTACACATCCATTAAGCTGGCTGCATTTGAAGTATGTAGGATTGTAGGTAGGATAAACTCAAGACGTCATATTAGCTGATGTCGCCTTCGCCGCTACCACTGATTTTGGCATCGGTGGATGAACGCGATTACAGTGGCGGTAACATTCACTATGTGATGCCAGTATCGCCAGTACAGACGTTATAATTTTTGTACAAACTCTTTAGATAAATTCCTacaaaaaaacagaataacacTGATAGAAGAGACTGTTTGAATTCAAATATGTATCAACAGATTGTTATgtcctcgttggtctagttgtcgcaagtgaggctgctgagcacgaggtctcgggttcgattccggagtcgggccgaaatcgctttgtgggttttagaagactttcacaaagcagcccgaagcctggaagttggtgattgattcacccgtgcatcggagagcacgtaaatgtcggtcctgcgcctgatctctttccggtcgtgtcggattgccgtcccatcgggctatgagagtgaaggaatagggagtgcacttgtgtcggcgcaaatgcttgtgcactataatatgtcctgcgcagttggctaatctccttacatgagaacagccgccgtagccgataatcggctaggaggacatcatcatcagtcaTCATGTCAGGAATATCGTGTGAAGAAAACCAATTTTATTGAACTCTCTTGCCAAAAAATTCTGGTATTTTTGTCTAACTGACTGCGGATGATCGTTATTCCATAATTAAGGCATCTGCACCAGACGTGACCCGAATACCGACAAGACGTCtaaggctggaaacagtgctcgaCCGACGGTCAGCGCTGACCGTCGGTCGAGCAGTTTCCATCCAGCCTAAATGGC encodes:
- the LOC124638107 gene encoding actin cytoskeleton-regulatory complex protein PAN1-like isoform X2, with amino-acid sequence MTLLSFKPTKISKMKYFSAILLIVAVASAQPTRPSISAILGQLHEAISALKPEPIAVGPAVVEASPEPIAVGPAIVDQPQYEPVSVGPAWIDAPIAPSPVAIVDGSAVADVSAAAPLVQIILNINQASDLSPIAVGPAVIPEPIIPTPVQVVDSAPEPVQVVEVAPVPAEPVQVVEAAPVPVEPVVIGTPVLPEAAVVLPEELN